From a region of the Flavobacterium sediminilitoris genome:
- a CDS encoding RagB/SusD family nutrient uptake outer membrane protein: MKNSKYNLITLICFLFLFISCTNDLNVTPEDDDVFTADEFYSQPGAYKQALAGVYGNLSLTGTGGAESSFLEGVDAGTSQYGRCLWYMQDLTADQIIWSYENDPGTRELQRNIWSADNPIILGMFSRTMVEVAIANEFLRQSSSEKLNSRGITDGVEVANINLYRNEVRVLRALAYYNLMDLYGKAPFITEDDPINFQGPEYNRQQLFDFIESEINAVLPNLKDPRTNEYGRLDKAVANMILAKMYLNAEVYIGQNRYVDCVTKCNDIINGGYTLNTNYLNNFKKDNDTSPELIFTLQSDAINTQNYGPTTVLCNGQVGSIESNGDDFGVGGWGGAIRLRKQFSLIFSDPIFDNDTRNTIISANRSIEITNIADKDQGFVFGKYSNISSTGVSGSNTTFVDTDFPLFRLADVYLMYAECAVRGASNATMTDAVTYVNLLRERANNGATNANITNADLNLDFIIDERARELYMESHRRQDLIRFGKYTGGSYNWVWKGNGSNGIALPTHLKVFPIPTASLASNPNLTQNTGY; encoded by the coding sequence ATGAAAAATAGTAAGTATAATTTAATAACATTAATCTGTTTTTTGTTCCTGTTTATTTCATGTACAAACGACTTAAATGTTACTCCAGAAGATGATGATGTATTTACTGCTGACGAATTTTATTCTCAGCCAGGAGCTTATAAGCAAGCATTAGCAGGTGTTTATGGGAATTTATCTTTAACAGGAACTGGTGGCGCAGAATCTTCTTTTCTAGAAGGGGTTGATGCAGGGACAAGTCAGTATGGAAGATGTCTTTGGTATATGCAAGACTTAACAGCTGATCAAATAATTTGGAGCTATGAAAATGATCCAGGTACAAGAGAACTACAACGAAATATATGGTCTGCGGATAATCCTATTATTTTAGGAATGTTTAGTAGAACAATGGTTGAAGTAGCAATTGCAAATGAGTTTTTAAGACAATCATCTTCAGAAAAATTAAATTCAAGAGGTATAACTGACGGTGTTGAGGTTGCTAATATTAATTTATATAGAAATGAAGTTAGAGTGTTAAGAGCTTTAGCATATTATAATTTAATGGATCTATATGGAAAAGCACCTTTTATTACAGAAGACGATCCTATTAATTTTCAAGGACCAGAATATAATAGACAGCAACTTTTTGATTTTATTGAATCTGAAATTAATGCTGTTTTACCAAATCTAAAAGATCCAAGAACTAATGAATATGGAAGACTAGATAAAGCAGTCGCAAACATGATTTTGGCAAAAATGTATCTTAATGCAGAAGTATATATAGGGCAAAATAGATATGTAGATTGTGTCACAAAATGTAATGACATTATAAACGGAGGATATACCTTAAATACAAATTATTTAAATAATTTTAAAAAAGATAATGATACTTCTCCAGAATTAATTTTTACACTTCAATCTGATGCTATAAATACTCAAAACTATGGGCCAACTACTGTTTTGTGTAATGGACAAGTAGGTTCTATTGAATCAAATGGAGACGACTTCGGAGTAGGTGGTTGGGGAGGAGCAATACGATTAAGAAAACAATTTTCCTTAATTTTTAGTGATCCAATTTTTGATAATGATACTAGAAACACAATTATTTCTGCTAATAGAAGTATTGAAATAACAAATATTGCAGATAAAGACCAAGGATTTGTATTTGGGAAATATTCGAATATCTCGTCAACAGGTGTGTCAGGATCAAATACAACTTTTGTAGATACCGATTTTCCTTTATTTAGATTAGCAGATGTATATTTAATGTATGCTGAATGTGCTGTTAGAGGAGCTTCAAATGCAACAATGACAGATGCAGTTACTTATGTGAATTTGTTAAGAGAAAGAGCAAATAACGGTGCAACTAATGCTAATATTACCAATGCAGATTTGAATTTAGACTTTATTATTGATGAAAGAGCCAGAGAATTATATATGGAATCTCACAGAAGACAAGATTTAATCCGATTTGGAAAATATACAGGAGGAAGTTATAACTGGGTGTGGAAAGGAAATGGTTCTAATGGAATTGCACTTCCAACTCATTTAAAAGTTTTTCCAATTCCTACTGCTTCTTTAGCTTCAAATCCTAATTTGACTCAGAATACAGGGTATTAA
- the accD gene encoding acetyl-CoA carboxylase, carboxyltransferase subunit beta, translating into MAWFKRKEKGIQTPTEDKKDVPKGLWYKSPTGKIIDTEELAKNLWVSPEDDFHVRIGSAEYFEILFDNNEFKELDAKMTSKDPLKFQDTKKYSDRLKDAMEKTKLKDAVRTAVGKSKGKDLVVSCMDFAFIGGSMGAVVGEKIARGVDYAIQNKIPFVMISKSGGARMMEAAYSLMQLAKTSVKLAQLADAQIPYISLCTDPTTGGTTASYAMLGDINIAEPGALIGFAGPRVVKDTTGKDLPDGFQTSEFLLEHGFLDFISHRKELKNKINLYLDLILNQDVR; encoded by the coding sequence ATGGCTTGGTTTAAAAGAAAAGAAAAAGGGATACAAACCCCAACGGAAGATAAAAAAGATGTACCAAAAGGATTATGGTATAAATCTCCAACTGGGAAAATTATTGACACTGAAGAATTAGCTAAAAATCTTTGGGTAAGTCCTGAAGATGATTTCCATGTAAGAATTGGTAGTGCAGAGTACTTCGAAATTTTGTTTGACAATAATGAATTCAAAGAACTAGATGCAAAAATGACATCTAAAGACCCTCTTAAATTTCAAGATACTAAAAAATATAGCGATCGTTTAAAAGATGCTATGGAAAAAACGAAATTAAAAGATGCTGTTAGAACTGCTGTTGGAAAATCAAAAGGAAAAGACTTAGTTGTTTCTTGTATGGATTTTGCCTTTATTGGTGGTTCAATGGGAGCTGTTGTTGGTGAAAAAATAGCTAGAGGTGTTGATTATGCTATTCAAAATAAGATACCTTTTGTAATGATTTCAAAATCTGGTGGAGCACGTATGATGGAAGCTGCATATTCATTAATGCAATTAGCCAAAACATCTGTAAAACTAGCACAATTAGCAGATGCACAAATTCCTTACATTTCTTTATGTACTGATCCTACAACAGGAGGAACAACTGCATCTTATGCAATGTTAGGCGACATCAATATTGCAGAACCAGGAGCCCTTATTGGATTTGCTGGACCACGTGTTGTAAAAGACACAACAGGAAAAGACCTGCCAGATGGTTTTCAAACATCTGAATTTCTTTTAGAACATGGATTCTTAGATTTTATTTCACATAGAAAAGAACTTAAAAACAAGATCAATTTATATTTAGATTTAATTCTTAATCAAGACGTTAGATAA
- the tamL gene encoding translocation and assembly module lipoprotein TamL — protein sequence MKKLFPKITLIFLTGTIFYSCSIVKKVPEDGQLLTKNIILANDTIVKNERIENLLSQKPNGKLLGFPLRLGLYNLAKDNPDSLYYDWLNRKPNRRENLAKLISNKQVDRLSQSFLVSGLSRFLKKTGEAPVIINKIKINSTKNKLKGYYENQGFFNTEISAKIDSVGVKKAKVTYNIITGEPSYIDSISRRIETPEIDSLFTNIQSSSFLKSGDKFNGNNFDLERARLTNYFRNNGVYHFQINHVRYDIITNERDKKVDVVYDIEDRKIKREDTLAKTPFKIYKINQVNIYTNNNSRETNKITDSVSYNNYNIYSNGKLNYKPKAITDAIFIEKGKLFSDLDRSLTSRSLSNLKVFNFPNIEYIEDTLSGGSNKLIANIYLSPLKKKNLNASIDFTHSNIQDFGITGNLSLTFRNLFRRAETLEITTRGNIGSSKDLANPNDTFFNISEYGVDAKLTFPRIFFPINTTRLIKKEMLPTTQMSFGLTNQKNIGLDKENFTGIINYNWLPKDNTTIRFDLINIQFVRNLNIDNYFNVYNSSYNRLNNLAQIYNTNPNNLDEYGDLTFPGAITFIDEVVNNQTALTSDQQDYQSIRSIGERRKRLIENNLIVSSAFTFSKNTRKGFLDNTFYAFKAKLETAGNAISLLAKRKNEPLNDNGNNTVFGIEYAQYVKGEFDLIKHWSLGKKNIIAFRTFGGLAVPYGNANSIPFSRSYFAGGSNDNRGWQAYSLGPGSSGGINDFNEANLKIAASVEYRFNIFGKVNGALFADAGNIWNIFDNVEDKSYTFNGIKSLQDIALGTGIGFRYDFDFFVFRIDLGYKTYNPAKEMSQRWFRDINFSRTVLNFGINYPF from the coding sequence AAGTCAAAAACCAAATGGGAAGCTTCTTGGTTTTCCACTTAGACTTGGCCTTTACAATTTAGCGAAAGACAATCCTGACTCTTTATATTATGACTGGTTAAACCGAAAACCCAATCGTAGAGAAAATTTAGCCAAACTTATCTCAAACAAACAAGTAGATCGACTAAGTCAATCATTTCTTGTTTCTGGATTAAGTAGATTTTTAAAAAAAACAGGTGAAGCTCCAGTAATTATAAATAAAATAAAAATCAATAGTACAAAAAACAAACTCAAAGGATACTATGAAAATCAAGGCTTTTTTAATACTGAAATAAGTGCAAAAATTGATTCTGTTGGTGTAAAAAAGGCAAAAGTAACCTATAATATTATCACTGGAGAACCATCATATATAGATAGCATTTCAAGACGAATAGAAACTCCTGAAATCGACAGTTTATTTACTAATATTCAGTCTAGTTCTTTTTTAAAATCTGGAGATAAATTTAACGGAAACAACTTTGATCTAGAAAGAGCAAGACTTACTAACTATTTCAGAAATAATGGTGTTTATCATTTTCAAATCAATCATGTAAGATATGACATTATTACAAATGAAAGAGATAAAAAAGTAGATGTTGTATATGATATTGAAGATAGAAAAATAAAAAGAGAAGACACGCTTGCTAAAACACCTTTTAAAATTTACAAAATAAATCAGGTTAATATATACACTAATAACAATTCCAGAGAAACTAATAAAATAACCGATAGTGTTTCTTATAACAATTACAACATTTACAGTAACGGCAAACTAAACTATAAACCAAAAGCGATTACTGATGCTATTTTCATTGAAAAAGGAAAACTTTTTAGTGATCTTGACCGATCATTAACATCACGATCATTAAGTAACTTAAAAGTATTTAACTTTCCTAATATTGAATACATAGAAGATACTTTATCTGGTGGTTCAAACAAACTAATTGCTAACATTTATTTATCTCCTTTAAAAAAGAAAAACTTAAATGCATCTATAGATTTTACTCATTCAAACATACAAGATTTTGGTATTACAGGAAATCTTTCACTTACATTCAGAAATTTATTCAGAAGAGCAGAAACACTTGAAATTACAACACGTGGAAACATTGGATCTTCAAAAGATTTAGCAAATCCTAACGATACTTTTTTCAACATCTCTGAATACGGTGTAGATGCTAAACTTACTTTTCCTAGAATTTTCTTTCCTATAAACACCACAAGACTGATAAAAAAGGAAATGTTACCTACTACTCAAATGAGTTTTGGATTAACAAATCAGAAAAATATCGGTTTAGACAAAGAAAATTTCACTGGTATAATCAATTATAATTGGCTACCAAAAGACAACACAACTATTCGTTTTGATTTGATCAATATACAATTTGTACGAAATTTAAATATCGACAATTATTTTAATGTTTACAACTCTTCTTACAATCGATTAAATAATCTAGCTCAAATCTATAATACTAATCCTAATAACTTAGATGAATATGGCGATCTTACTTTCCCAGGAGCCATTACATTTATCGATGAAGTAGTTAACAACCAAACAGCATTAACGAGTGACCAACAAGATTATCAATCTATAAGAAGTATTGGAGAAAGAAGAAAACGTTTAATTGAAAACAACCTTATTGTCTCAAGTGCTTTCACTTTTAGTAAAAATACTCGAAAAGGATTTCTAGACAACACATTTTATGCATTCAAAGCAAAATTAGAAACCGCTGGAAATGCTATATCATTATTAGCAAAAAGGAAAAATGAACCTTTAAATGATAATGGAAATAATACTGTTTTTGGAATTGAATATGCTCAATATGTAAAAGGAGAATTTGATCTTATAAAACACTGGAGCTTAGGCAAAAAAAATATTATTGCTTTTAGAACTTTTGGCGGACTAGCTGTTCCTTATGGAAATGCAAACTCAATTCCTTTCTCAAGAAGTTATTTTGCTGGAGGTTCAAATGACAATAGAGGTTGGCAAGCTTACAGTCTTGGTCCTGGAAGCAGTGGTGGTATAAATGATTTCAATGAAGCTAACCTAAAAATTGCAGCAAGTGTAGAATATCGTTTTAATATCTTTGGAAAAGTAAATGGTGCTTTATTTGCTGATGCTGGTAATATTTGGAACATTTTTGACAACGTAGAAGATAAATCATACACATTTAATGGGATAAAATCACTTCAAGACATAGCTTTAGGCACAGGAATCGGGTTTCGTTATGATTTTGATTTTTTTGTTTTTAGAATTGACTTAGGCTATAAAACATACAATCCTGCAAAAGAAATGAGTCAAAGATGGTTTAGAGACATCAACTTTAGCAGAACAGTTTTAAATTTTGGAATTAATTATCCATTCTAA
- a CDS encoding alpha-amylase family glycosyl hydrolase, producing MKKIYLLLFIVASFSGFSQISWQGGITPESDQVATILFDKAGTGLASYSGTIYAHTGVTVDDTPWQNVIGNWGDNGAQPSLTLVSGTIYKLEITPSIQDFYSVVSGTISKINIVFRSDSGTQQTGDLELNVGAFMSNLTAPVLNSTTIINSGESLFIEANNNNGNANYNLKANGISIDMVNNVATYSFNHINILENQSYDLEITQGAITQTKSFSVIVNPSTITEAMASGLENGINYNITDFTKATLVLEAPGKDFIYVAGSFNNWQPDASYAMKKDPVSEKFWLEITGLISEQIETYQYWVVDETPIANSPALVKVADPCSTLVLSPYDDPWISSTSFPNLPTYPVGQEREVTVLQTGQTPYNWQVTNFNKPNKDNLVVYELLVRDFDANRNFQDVIDRIDYLKNLGINAIELMPVMEFEGNESWGYNTSFHMALDKFYGTKDKLKELIDLCHQNDIAVILDIAFNHAFGRNPMVRMWMNDPDGDGWGNPSTENPYFNTIATHSYSVGEDFDHSSTFTRDYVKQTLKYWINEFKIDGFRWDLTKGFTQNATGSDALTNQFQQDRVDVLKEYVDYSWSIDDTHYAIFEHLGSDGEEQEWANYRIAEDKGIMMWGELFSSYKQLAMGYASNASISRMGHVSRGFTGKRLIGYSESHDKDRLMYEAVTYGEASGNAPVNGNLNNALNRMGAIGATSILIPGPKMLWHFQELGMDDSIYTCSNGSVNSESDAISGNCKLDTKPQPQWAEDWLADPIRSTIYQKYARLINLKKSEAVFNGEYAISPEAGDNLKQRIYIYDNSIPATELKNVVILANFSVSDASIIPDFPFTGTWYDLMDDTPYVVTNATTPITIPAGQFRIFGNQSSVLSSSNFEVEQSLVIYPNPTKNTVSVSSEIEKMEVYTLSGQLIKRFENISVNKELNIQELQQGMYLIKAFYNATNFVTRKIVKE from the coding sequence ATGAAAAAAATTTACTTACTACTATTTATTGTTGCTAGCTTTTCAGGGTTTTCTCAGATTTCTTGGCAAGGTGGAATTACACCCGAATCAGATCAAGTGGCAACCATTCTTTTCGATAAAGCAGGGACAGGCTTGGCAAGTTATTCAGGAACTATATATGCTCATACAGGAGTTACAGTTGATGATACCCCTTGGCAAAATGTTATTGGAAACTGGGGAGATAATGGAGCTCAACCTTCGTTAACATTAGTGTCAGGAACGATTTATAAATTAGAGATTACACCTTCTATTCAAGATTTTTATAGTGTTGTTTCTGGAACAATTTCAAAAATTAATATTGTTTTTAGAAGCGATTCAGGAACTCAGCAAACAGGAGATTTAGAATTGAATGTTGGAGCTTTTATGTCTAATTTAACAGCGCCAGTACTTAATTCAACAACAATTATAAATTCAGGAGAAAGCTTATTTATAGAAGCTAATAATAATAACGGGAATGCTAATTATAACTTAAAAGCAAATGGTATTTCTATAGATATGGTTAATAATGTTGCTACCTATTCATTTAATCACATTAATATCTTAGAAAATCAAAGTTATGACTTAGAAATTACACAAGGAGCTATTACACAAACAAAATCATTTTCTGTCATCGTAAATCCTTCAACGATTACTGAAGCAATGGCATCTGGATTAGAAAATGGGATTAATTATAATATAACAGACTTTACAAAGGCGACTTTAGTGTTAGAAGCACCAGGAAAAGATTTTATTTATGTAGCAGGAAGTTTTAATAATTGGCAGCCTGATGCATCTTATGCAATGAAAAAAGATCCTGTTTCAGAGAAGTTTTGGTTAGAAATAACAGGATTAATTTCAGAACAAATAGAGACATATCAATATTGGGTAGTAGATGAAACTCCTATTGCGAATTCTCCTGCTTTGGTTAAAGTTGCGGATCCATGTTCAACATTAGTACTATCACCTTATGATGATCCTTGGATTTCATCAACTTCTTTTCCTAATTTACCAACATATCCAGTTGGGCAAGAACGAGAAGTAACAGTTCTTCAAACAGGACAAACTCCTTATAATTGGCAAGTAACAAACTTCAATAAACCAAATAAAGATAATTTGGTAGTTTATGAATTATTGGTTCGTGATTTTGATGCAAATAGAAACTTTCAAGATGTAATCGATAGGATAGATTATCTTAAAAATCTAGGTATTAATGCCATTGAATTAATGCCTGTGATGGAATTTGAAGGCAATGAAAGTTGGGGATACAATACTTCTTTTCATATGGCATTAGATAAATTTTATGGAACAAAAGATAAATTAAAAGAATTAATTGATTTATGCCATCAAAATGATATTGCCGTTATTCTAGATATTGCTTTTAATCATGCATTTGGAAGAAATCCTATGGTTAGAATGTGGATGAATGATCCAGATGGTGATGGTTGGGGAAATCCAAGCACAGAAAATCCTTATTTTAATACAATTGCAACACATAGTTATAGTGTAGGTGAAGACTTTGATCATTCCTCTACATTTACTAGGGATTATGTAAAACAAACACTTAAATATTGGATAAATGAATTTAAAATTGATGGTTTTAGATGGGATTTAACTAAAGGGTTTACTCAGAATGCTACAGGAAGTGATGCTTTAACAAATCAATTTCAACAAGATAGAGTAGATGTATTGAAAGAGTATGTAGATTATTCTTGGAGTATAGATGATACTCATTATGCTATTTTTGAACATTTAGGGTCAGATGGAGAAGAACAAGAATGGGCAAACTATAGAATAGCAGAAGATAAAGGTATTATGATGTGGGGAGAACTATTTAGTTCTTATAAACAATTAGCAATGGGATATGCTTCAAATGCAAGTATTTCTAGAATGGGACATGTGAGTAGAGGATTCACAGGAAAAAGATTAATCGGATACTCAGAAAGTCACGACAAAGATAGATTAATGTATGAAGCTGTTACTTATGGTGAAGCAAGTGGAAATGCTCCTGTAAATGGGAATCTAAATAATGCATTAAATAGAATGGGAGCAATAGGAGCTACTAGTATTTTAATTCCTGGGCCAAAAATGCTTTGGCATTTTCAAGAATTAGGAATGGATGATTCTATTTATACTTGTTCAAATGGTAGTGTTAATTCCGAATCCGATGCTATTTCAGGAAATTGTAAATTGGATACAAAACCGCAACCACAATGGGCGGAAGATTGGTTAGCAGATCCAATTAGGAGTACTATTTATCAAAAATATGCTAGACTAATTAATTTGAAAAAAAGTGAAGCTGTGTTTAATGGGGAATATGCTATAAGTCCTGAAGCGGGTGATAATTTAAAACAACGAATTTATATTTATGACAATTCAATTCCTGCAACTGAATTAAAAAATGTTGTTATTTTGGCTAATTTTTCAGTATCAGACGCTAGTATAATTCCAGACTTTCCTTTTACAGGGACTTGGTATGATTTAATGGATGATACTCCTTATGTTGTAACAAATGCAACAACTCCAATTACAATTCCTGCGGGACAGTTTCGAATATTTGGGAATCAGTCTAGCGTTTTGTCATCAAGTAATTTCGAAGTAGAACAAAGTTTAGTGATTTATCCTAATCCTACTAAAAACACAGTTTCAGTATCATCTGAAATTGAGAAAATGGAAGTTTATACTCTTTCAGGACAATTAATAAAACGTTTTGAAAATATTTCGGTAAATAAAGAGTTGAATATCCAAGAATTACAACAAGGAATGTATTTAATAAAAGCTTTTTATAATGCCACTAATTTTGTAACAAGAAAAATAGTAAAAGAATAA
- the fbaA gene encoding class II fructose-bisphosphate aldolase translates to MSHNIKPGVATGDQVQEIFRFAKEKGFALPAVNVTGSSTINGVLETAAKLKAPVIIQFSNGGALFNAGKGLSNENQKAAILGGVAGAKHIHELAEAYGATVILHTDHCAKNLLPWIDGLLDASEKHFAETGKPLFSSHMIDLSEEPIEENIEISKKYLERMSRMGMTLEIELGITGGEEDGVDNSDVDSSKLYTQPEEVAYAYEELMKVSPRFTIAAAFGNVHGVYKPGNVKLTPKILKNSQEFVQNKYKTEANPVDFVFHGGSGSTIEEIREAITYGVIKMNIDTDLQFAFTEGVREYVVSKVDYLKTQIGNPEGSEIPNKKYYDPRKWIREGEMTFNKRLEKAFEDLNNVNTL, encoded by the coding sequence ATGAGCCACAACATAAAACCTGGTGTCGCAACTGGAGATCAGGTACAAGAAATATTTCGTTTTGCGAAAGAAAAAGGATTTGCACTACCTGCTGTAAACGTTACAGGATCAAGTACTATTAACGGTGTTCTTGAAACCGCTGCAAAATTAAAAGCACCTGTAATTATCCAGTTTTCTAACGGAGGTGCATTATTCAATGCAGGAAAAGGACTTTCGAACGAAAATCAAAAAGCGGCTATTTTAGGAGGCGTAGCTGGAGCAAAACACATACACGAATTAGCAGAAGCTTATGGAGCAACTGTAATACTTCATACTGATCATTGTGCAAAAAATCTATTACCGTGGATTGATGGATTATTAGATGCCTCTGAAAAACATTTTGCAGAAACTGGAAAACCTTTATTCAGTTCTCACATGATTGATTTATCTGAAGAACCAATTGAAGAAAACATAGAAATTTCTAAGAAATACCTAGAGCGAATGAGTAGAATGGGTATGACATTAGAAATAGAATTAGGAATTACTGGTGGAGAAGAAGATGGTGTAGATAATTCTGATGTAGATAGTTCAAAATTATATACCCAACCTGAAGAAGTAGCTTATGCTTATGAAGAATTAATGAAAGTTAGTCCTCGTTTCACCATAGCTGCTGCATTCGGAAATGTTCATGGTGTATACAAGCCAGGAAATGTAAAATTAACTCCAAAAATATTAAAAAACTCACAAGAGTTTGTTCAAAATAAATACAAAACAGAAGCCAACCCAGTTGATTTTGTTTTTCATGGAGGAAGTGGTTCTACAATTGAAGAAATAAGAGAAGCTATTACTTATGGTGTAATAAAAATGAACATCGACACTGATTTACAATTTGCATTTACAGAAGGAGTTAGGGAATATGTAGTATCAAAAGTTGATTATTTAAAAACCCAAATAGGAAATCCAGAAGGATCTGAAATACCTAATAAAAAATATTATGATCCTAGAAAATGGATTAGAGAAGGTGAAATGACTTTCAATAAACGCTTAGAAAAAGCATTCGAAGACCTAAATAACGTAAATACTTTATAA
- a CDS encoding SusE domain-containing protein, with protein sequence MKNIFKTFIALSLILSLNACEDEQDLLIVSSQSESFRIVTPINNESVILNEGTPTNPGISLTWEAATFGVPTEVTYTVQLAPNGSDFSDAQDLGTTNNKFISIPTNQLNLAALIAGATPFVQSAIDIRVKASVGTTDAETVYSDAITYLVTAYGCLGQYAVGTAITSTTGWNWSSPLNLICNDNVLSSRTNLENGAFRFFTVSGDWNSGRNYPYYTGLGYKIVSVLENANDSDSNFSFTGTPGTYRIKIDENQKTISIANSTVSSGIEPTSHWLVGAATPGGWSWADDSETEFPIVSDGIYEVPVALTNNETFRIFLGNNGGDSWGEGSRNFPWYVSNGYTIDSELENAFDGDSNFKYTGPTELRLFKINSNTKTITIE encoded by the coding sequence ATGAAAAATATATTTAAAACATTTATAGCTTTAAGCTTAATTTTAAGTTTGAATGCTTGTGAAGATGAACAAGATTTATTAATTGTAAGTTCTCAATCTGAATCATTTAGAATTGTAACTCCAATTAATAATGAATCTGTAATTTTAAATGAAGGAACTCCTACAAATCCAGGAATTTCTTTGACTTGGGAAGCGGCTACTTTTGGAGTGCCAACTGAAGTTACATATACCGTTCAATTAGCACCAAATGGCTCTGATTTTAGTGATGCTCAAGACTTAGGAACAACAAATAATAAATTTATTTCAATTCCTACTAATCAGCTAAACTTAGCAGCTTTAATTGCAGGAGCAACACCATTTGTTCAAAGTGCTATTGATATTAGAGTTAAGGCATCTGTTGGTACAACTGATGCTGAAACAGTATATTCAGATGCTATTACTTATTTAGTTACAGCTTATGGCTGTTTAGGTCAGTATGCCGTAGGTACTGCAATAACATCAACAACAGGATGGAACTGGTCTTCTCCTTTAAATTTAATATGTAATGACAATGTACTTTCTTCAAGAACTAATTTAGAGAATGGGGCATTTAGATTTTTTACTGTTTCAGGAGATTGGAATTCAGGAAGAAATTATCCATATTATACAGGTTTAGGGTATAAAATTGTGAGTGTACTTGAAAATGCAAATGATAGTGATTCAAATTTTAGTTTTACTGGAACACCTGGAACATATAGAATAAAAATTGATGAAAATCAAAAAACTATATCGATAGCAAACAGTACAGTTAGCTCTGGTATAGAGCCAACATCTCACTGGTTAGTAGGAGCAGCTACACCAGGAGGTTGGAGTTGGGCAGATGATAGTGAAACTGAATTCCCAATTGTTTCAGATGGAATATATGAAGTTCCTGTTGCTCTTACTAATAATGAGACATTCAGAATCTTTTTAGGAAATAATGGTGGAGATAGTTGGGGAGAAGGAAGTAGAAATTTTCCTTGGTATGTTTCAAACGGATATACTATAGATTCAGAATTAGAAAATGCATTTGATGGAGATAGTAATTTTAAATACACAGGACCTACAGAGTTACGTTTGTTTAAAATTAACTCAAATACAAAAACGATCACAATTGAATAA